From Thermogemmata fonticola, one genomic window encodes:
- a CDS encoding DMT family transporter: MPWLLLILAGLFECGFTTCLKLSEGLTRPFWSAAFLVLSVISFGLLTLAAQTIPLGTAYAVWTGIGAFGTALIGILWFGDPVTFWRIVFLSGLIICLIGLKWASPD; this comes from the coding sequence ATGCCCTGGCTGCTCCTGATTCTCGCCGGACTGTTCGAGTGTGGCTTCACGACCTGCTTGAAGCTTTCCGAAGGACTCACCCGGCCCTTCTGGAGTGCCGCATTCCTGGTGCTTTCGGTGATCAGTTTTGGTCTGCTGACTTTGGCAGCTCAGACCATTCCGCTGGGCACGGCCTACGCCGTCTGGACCGGCATTGGAGCGTTCGGGACCGCCCTCATCGGCATCCTCTGGTTCGGTGATCCGGTCACCTTCTGGCGGATCGTGTTCCTCTCCGGCTTGATCATTTGCCTGATCGGCTTGAAATGGGCCTCGCCGGATTAA
- a CDS encoding DUF1559 domain-containing protein, with product MLHHCKVSFGRKAFTLIELLVVIAIIAILIGLLLPAVQKVREAAARIKCQNNLKQLALAVHNYESAHGQYPPSMLVPLGTTFTTNNGSWSVHGRILSYIEQGNAGVRVNLELAWDAQLATGVPQTRIPVFMCPSEVNDQVRLNSSGAPYVYPLNYGFNFGTWLVWNPVTGQGGDGVFFPNARLRPPSITDGLSNTLMIAEVKAFTPYSRNMTTPPSLTPPASVAEVVAYIDAAPDKKMGPALNSNTGHTEWPDGRVHHSGFTTVLTPNTAVPCGATPCVRPEADFNSRQEGSSTTIPTCAAITARSYHPNLVNVALMDGSVRSVRNEVTLLVWRALGTRAGGEVFNPDF from the coding sequence ATGCTGCACCACTGCAAGGTCTCCTTTGGCCGGAAGGCTTTTACGTTGATTGAACTGCTGGTCGTCATTGCTATCATCGCCATTCTTATCGGCTTGTTGTTACCCGCGGTGCAGAAAGTGCGCGAAGCTGCCGCCCGGATCAAGTGCCAAAATAATCTCAAACAATTGGCTCTCGCCGTCCACAATTACGAATCGGCTCACGGCCAGTATCCGCCGAGCATGCTGGTTCCGCTGGGTACGACATTCACCACAAACAACGGATCCTGGTCCGTGCACGGTCGTATTCTCAGCTACATCGAGCAAGGCAACGCTGGTGTGCGCGTGAACCTGGAGCTAGCCTGGGATGCCCAATTGGCTACCGGCGTGCCCCAAACCCGCATCCCGGTTTTTATGTGCCCCAGTGAGGTGAACGATCAGGTCCGCCTCAACAGTAGCGGAGCACCTTACGTTTATCCCTTGAACTACGGCTTCAATTTTGGCACCTGGCTGGTGTGGAATCCCGTGACGGGCCAGGGGGGAGACGGCGTCTTCTTCCCCAACGCTCGCCTGCGCCCTCCCAGCATTACCGATGGCTTGAGCAACACCCTGATGATTGCGGAGGTCAAAGCCTTCACCCCTTACAGCCGCAATATGACCACTCCTCCTTCGCTCACTCCCCCCGCGAGCGTTGCTGAAGTTGTCGCCTACATTGATGCAGCACCCGACAAGAAAATGGGGCCTGCCCTCAACAGCAATACGGGTCACACCGAATGGCCGGATGGCCGCGTCCACCACAGCGGCTTTACCACCGTCTTGACGCCCAACACCGCTGTCCCTTGTGGGGCGACGCCCTGCGTTCGTCCTGAAGCCGATTTCAACTCGCGACAGGAGGGGAGTAGCACCACGATTCCCACCTGCGCCGCCATCACCGCTCGCAGCTACCATCCCAACCTGGTGAATGTCGCCCTTATGGACGGTTCCGTTCGTTCGGTCCGCAATGAAGTGACTCTGTTGGTTTGGCGTGCCCTGGGAACACGGGCCGGTGGCGAAGTCTTCAACCCCGACTTCTGA
- a CDS encoding ABC transporter ATP-binding protein codes for MPPEQPLVQVRNLYKSFSRGSETIDVLQDLNLDVGHAEFLALMGPSGSGKTTLLNLIAGLDQPTSGTIIVGDQVISEMSESELARWRTRHVGFVFQFYYLLPVLTAYENVELPLLLLPLSRQQRRKQVETALDLVGLSNRMHHRPGQLSGGQQQRVGIARAIVTDPELIVADEPTGDLDTRSAHEILTLLETLRAQLGKTIIMVTHDPKAAARAQRVLHLEKGQLVLDTAASPLLTAEA; via the coding sequence ATGCCCCCCGAACAACCGCTCGTCCAGGTCCGCAATCTTTATAAGTCTTTCAGCCGCGGCAGCGAAACCATCGACGTGCTGCAAGACCTCAACCTCGATGTCGGCCATGCCGAGTTCCTGGCGTTGATGGGTCCCTCCGGCTCCGGCAAGACGACCCTGCTCAACCTGATCGCCGGACTGGACCAACCCACCTCCGGGACAATCATCGTGGGCGATCAGGTGATCTCGGAGATGTCGGAAAGCGAATTGGCCCGCTGGCGGACCCGACACGTCGGCTTCGTGTTCCAGTTTTATTACCTGCTCCCTGTATTGACGGCGTATGAGAACGTCGAGTTGCCTCTTTTGCTGCTACCGTTGAGCCGACAGCAGCGGCGCAAGCAGGTGGAAACGGCTCTGGACCTCGTCGGGCTGAGCAACCGGATGCACCATCGTCCAGGCCAGCTTTCCGGCGGGCAGCAGCAACGGGTGGGCATCGCGCGGGCCATCGTCACCGATCCGGAGCTGATCGTCGCCGACGAGCCGACCGGAGACCTGGACACCCGCAGCGCCCACGAAATCCTCACCTTGCTGGAAACCCTGCGCGCTCAGTTGGGCAAGACGATCATTATGGTCACCCACGACCCCAAGGCGGCCGCCCGCGCCCAACGTGTCCTCCACCTGGAGAAGGGGCAACTGGTGCTTGACACCGCCGCTTCACCCCTGTTGACGGCCGAAGCGTAG
- a CDS encoding MFS transporter, whose product MRRWLVVGITAAAAFWLYIDRVCFSTLADPIRTDLGLSDSERNTALGMFFLTYALFQVPVGMLADRYGARRVLTLAFLAWSTVTFATGLVQGLAGLLAMRLLLGVSEAGAYPAAAGLIKAWARPHERGRFSSLVALGGRIGGAIAPWLTVATAALLAGYTWSMWDNPSGVPWRNVFFAYGLCGILVALIFWGLVRDQPPDSPTRPESSSSAHRGAYLPTLCRQFALCFRSANMVLFSLMQFGVNLGWGFLITLMPSYLNEQFDVPLQERGQMQSTALFIGCCGMFFGGWVTDGCRYAFGVRWGRRVPLIIALAGCALALGIVPLLTSPWAVVLVLGVMAFLVDLHNPVLWAFAQDVGGKNVGAALGFGNMWGNLGAALSPVLLGAIREAFDWNAAFMVGAVAFLAATASAACLDATRPVEADPPQR is encoded by the coding sequence ATGCGACGTTGGCTTGTCGTCGGCATCACCGCCGCTGCTGCATTCTGGCTGTACATCGATCGGGTTTGCTTTTCGACCCTGGCGGACCCGATCCGCACCGACCTAGGCTTGAGTGACAGCGAGCGGAATACCGCGCTGGGGATGTTTTTCCTCACCTATGCCCTCTTTCAGGTGCCGGTGGGGATGCTGGCGGATCGTTATGGCGCTCGCCGTGTGTTGACTTTGGCCTTCCTCGCCTGGTCCACGGTGACGTTCGCCACAGGTTTGGTGCAAGGCCTGGCGGGACTGCTGGCGATGCGGCTGCTGCTGGGGGTTTCGGAAGCCGGGGCGTATCCCGCGGCAGCCGGTTTGATCAAGGCCTGGGCGCGGCCCCACGAACGGGGGCGCTTCAGCTCCCTGGTCGCCCTCGGCGGGCGGATCGGCGGCGCGATCGCTCCCTGGCTGACGGTAGCGACCGCTGCACTCCTGGCCGGCTACACCTGGAGCATGTGGGACAATCCCTCTGGCGTTCCCTGGCGGAACGTCTTCTTCGCCTACGGCCTGTGCGGGATCCTGGTCGCCCTGATCTTCTGGGGACTGGTGCGCGATCAGCCGCCGGACTCTCCGACTCGTCCAGAGAGTTCGTCCTCGGCCCACCGTGGTGCCTATCTGCCCACCTTGTGCCGCCAATTCGCCCTCTGCTTCCGCTCCGCGAACATGGTGCTGTTCAGCCTGATGCAGTTCGGCGTCAATCTCGGCTGGGGGTTCCTCATCACACTGATGCCGAGCTATCTGAACGAACAGTTTGATGTGCCGTTGCAAGAGCGGGGGCAGATGCAATCGACGGCCTTGTTCATCGGTTGCTGCGGGATGTTTTTCGGCGGCTGGGTGACTGACGGCTGCCGGTACGCTTTCGGGGTCCGCTGGGGGCGGCGCGTTCCCCTGATCATCGCCTTGGCAGGTTGCGCTCTGGCTTTGGGAATCGTCCCACTGCTCACATCTCCGTGGGCTGTGGTGCTGGTGCTGGGAGTGATGGCCTTCCTGGTCGATTTGCATAATCCGGTGCTGTGGGCGTTCGCCCAGGATGTGGGTGGGAAGAACGTGGGAGCCGCGTTGGGCTTTGGCAACATGTGGGGCAATCTGGGGGCGGCCTTGTCTCCTGTGCTTTTGGGAGCCATCCGCGAGGCATTCGATTGGAACGCCGCTTTCATGGTGGGAGCCGTGGCGTTTTTGGCGGCTACCGCCTCTGCCGCCTGCTTGGATGCGACGCGCCCTGTGGAAGCGGATCCGCCGCAACGTTGA
- a CDS encoding efflux RND transporter periplasmic adaptor subunit, with protein sequence MSVATNTSTSENRSQAAPSPDGALLVDRVQQLRLDTQLGRSPGNGRSRAVWLPWILVILMAVAWAGVGIRAYRNGGLISPAPGPEGTSPAASGTPASFSTSSGGPPSTTPRPGSTPAPGELLLQIKGNVIPSLQINLSPDDISGVVEEIFFKEGDRVKQGQVLARIRNNRYLHDYYAAQAAVAAAKARLADLTGAAVRPEERRQAEAELEEARAAWVRADQEVKRLSAQRNTGTVSAQELERADADLKAAAARVARLEASLALLTMGARRERIEAAQAELRQAEARLQEAHRLLRNCEVRAPIDGTILTKVADRGALVSPMSFNVAAGICSMADLAKLEVEIDVPERQITKIRRGLDCLVQADADPNRPYRAVVDRIMPIADDTKNVIKVRIRVYLPLGEEPGSFLKPKMSVVATIYNRPFVFNTATDQPWGDEDRRTPE encoded by the coding sequence ATGAGTGTTGCCACCAACACTTCTACATCGGAGAACCGAAGCCAAGCGGCGCCGTCCCCCGATGGCGCACTCCTGGTCGACCGAGTGCAGCAATTACGCTTGGACACGCAACTGGGCCGAAGCCCTGGCAACGGGCGCTCCCGTGCTGTCTGGCTGCCGTGGATTTTGGTCATTCTCATGGCCGTGGCCTGGGCCGGAGTGGGAATCCGAGCGTACCGTAATGGCGGGCTGATCAGTCCGGCTCCCGGACCCGAGGGCACCAGCCCGGCAGCTTCCGGCACGCCTGCGTCCTTCTCCACTTCCAGCGGAGGGCCGCCCTCCACGACCCCGCGCCCCGGCTCCACCCCTGCTCCGGGCGAACTGCTCTTGCAAATCAAAGGGAATGTCATTCCCTCGCTTCAGATCAATCTCAGCCCGGATGACATTTCCGGCGTGGTCGAGGAGATCTTTTTCAAGGAGGGGGATCGAGTCAAGCAGGGCCAAGTGCTCGCCCGGATTCGCAACAACCGGTATTTGCATGACTATTACGCTGCTCAGGCCGCGGTAGCAGCAGCGAAGGCCCGCCTGGCCGATTTGACAGGGGCGGCAGTCCGTCCCGAAGAGCGGCGGCAAGCAGAGGCGGAACTGGAGGAAGCGCGCGCCGCCTGGGTGCGGGCCGATCAGGAGGTCAAGCGGCTCAGTGCCCAGCGGAACACCGGCACGGTCTCGGCACAAGAGTTGGAACGGGCGGATGCCGACCTCAAGGCCGCCGCGGCTCGTGTCGCCCGGCTGGAGGCCAGCCTCGCCCTGTTGACGATGGGCGCCCGGCGCGAACGGATCGAAGCAGCCCAGGCCGAATTGCGCCAGGCCGAAGCCCGCCTCCAGGAAGCCCACCGCCTCCTGCGCAACTGCGAAGTCCGCGCCCCCATCGACGGCACCATCTTGACCAAAGTCGCGGATCGCGGGGCCTTGGTCAGCCCCATGTCCTTCAATGTCGCCGCCGGCATCTGCTCCATGGCGGATCTGGCCAAGCTGGAGGTGGAAATCGACGTGCCCGAACGCCAGATCACCAAAATCCGCCGCGGCCTCGACTGCCTCGTGCAAGCCGACGCTGATCCGAACCGGCCTTATCGCGCCGTGGTCGATCGCATCATGCCCATTGCCGACGACACCAAAAACGTGATCAAGGTCCGCATCCGCGTCTATCTACCGCTGGGAGAGGAACCTGGCTCTTTCCTCAAGCCGAAGATGAGCGTCGTAGCGACGATTTACAATCGCCCCTTCGTCTTCAACACCGCGACCGATCAGCCTTGGGGTGACGAAGACCGCCGGACGCCGGAGTGA
- a CDS encoding serine/threonine-protein kinase: MTATFDASGIGQLVIRLGLATEEQVQECLEELGNKKAPGEDMIRLLERKRYLSPFQSHKLRKGDTEGYFLGGYRILYKIASGSFGRVYRGDDPRTGQVVAIKVLRNKWTMDKQKIDLFLREGKLGMSIRHPNIVSVLAVGQDAPTGQYYIVMEFIEGGNLRDILQIRKKLEVDEALRIIEECAQGLEYAWQRGLTHRDIKPTNILIEAKTGQTKLVDFGLAQISSHAPTLHLQRQEDLDEDIAVDRTVDYAGLEKATHQQPGDVRSDIFFLGCVLYECLTGQPLMPVTRDRQARMQARRYQEVEETLRRQGPAQGLTPPLMRLLQRMVAFDPAQRLQNPTELLDAIQQCRQELRGGTVATSAAPSQEPKTLVVIEARESLKEPFRKLNQKGYRVVLSSDPQLAVRQFRKQPFDALVMDGGTVGREAVEAFNEVARLAQQKEHPLAAVLLLTPQQAEWEADVMRNGRTDVLYLPVNFKQLLRRLQEMSEAPLTAEEDNEDVPSAAGDASMSPS, translated from the coding sequence ATGACGGCGACGTTCGACGCCTCCGGAATCGGCCAATTGGTCATACGGCTGGGGCTAGCAACCGAGGAGCAGGTGCAGGAATGCTTGGAAGAACTGGGAAACAAGAAAGCACCGGGTGAGGACATGATCCGCCTGCTGGAACGGAAGCGGTACCTGTCGCCGTTCCAGAGCCACAAGTTGCGCAAGGGGGATACCGAAGGGTATTTCCTCGGCGGTTATCGGATTTTGTACAAGATCGCCTCCGGCAGCTTCGGGCGCGTGTATCGGGGAGACGATCCGCGGACCGGCCAAGTCGTGGCCATCAAGGTCCTGCGCAACAAGTGGACGATGGACAAGCAGAAGATCGACCTGTTCCTGCGGGAAGGGAAGCTGGGGATGTCGATCCGGCATCCCAATATCGTGTCGGTGCTGGCGGTGGGCCAGGATGCTCCCACAGGGCAGTATTACATCGTCATGGAGTTTATCGAAGGGGGCAATCTACGGGATATTCTGCAAATCCGCAAGAAGCTGGAGGTGGACGAGGCGCTGCGGATCATCGAGGAGTGCGCGCAGGGACTGGAGTACGCCTGGCAACGGGGTTTGACCCACCGGGACATCAAGCCGACGAACATTTTGATTGAGGCCAAGACGGGCCAAACGAAATTGGTGGATTTCGGCCTGGCTCAGATCAGCAGCCACGCCCCCACCTTGCATTTGCAGCGGCAAGAGGACCTGGATGAAGACATCGCTGTGGACCGGACGGTCGATTACGCTGGGCTGGAAAAAGCGACCCATCAGCAGCCGGGAGATGTTCGCAGCGACATTTTTTTCCTCGGTTGCGTGCTTTACGAGTGTCTGACGGGTCAACCGCTCATGCCGGTGACACGAGACCGTCAAGCCCGGATGCAAGCCCGGCGGTATCAGGAGGTGGAAGAGACCTTGCGCCGTCAAGGGCCGGCCCAGGGGTTGACCCCACCGTTGATGCGGCTCTTGCAGCGCATGGTCGCATTCGATCCGGCCCAGCGCTTGCAGAACCCCACGGAACTGCTCGATGCCATTCAGCAGTGCCGCCAGGAGTTGCGCGGCGGGACCGTGGCCACCTCCGCTGCTCCATCCCAAGAGCCGAAAACTCTCGTGGTGATTGAAGCGCGGGAAAGCCTCAAGGAGCCGTTCCGCAAGCTCAATCAGAAGGGGTACCGGGTCGTCCTGTCCAGCGATCCGCAACTCGCCGTGCGACAGTTCCGCAAGCAGCCGTTTGATGCCTTGGTGATGGACGGCGGTACGGTGGGACGGGAAGCGGTGGAGGCCTTCAACGAGGTCGCCCGCCTCGCGCAGCAAAAGGAGCATCCGCTGGCGGCTGTCTTGCTCCTGACTCCGCAGCAGGCGGAATGGGAGGCGGATGTCATGCGTAATGGCCGCACGGATGTACTCTACCTGCCGGTCAACTTCAAGCAGCTCCTGCGGCGCTTGCAAGAGATGTCCGAGGCGCCCTTGACGGCGGAAGAAGACAACGAGGATGTTCCCTCGGCTGCGGGGGATGCCTCCATGTCGCCGTCGTGA
- a CDS encoding cyclase family protein, protein MCSPSVLAAALGEMTRREAMHYVAGMLSALSLSAARSHADTPPPGAVADPPAPLPPRRTLAADHVADLTHTLSPAFPIWPGNAPISLTNKSQFRRDGFYANRWDIGEHHGTHLDAPAHCSADGPTAEKIAPAALIAPLAVLDLRERAKREPDTAVTLEDLHLWEKRHGRLPPGAAVALWSGWDDKAQDAKAFLGSDSTGTLHFPGFSKAAAEFLLHERQIVGLIVDTLSIDIGPSADFPVHKLWLGAGKWAVECAAGLGRVPPAGATVFVGAPKVAGASGGPTRLLAFW, encoded by the coding sequence ATGTGTTCCCCTTCCGTATTGGCCGCTGCTTTGGGAGAGATGACACGGCGCGAAGCAATGCATTACGTCGCCGGGATGCTGTCCGCTCTAAGTCTGTCTGCCGCGCGTTCCCATGCGGATACGCCGCCGCCCGGCGCTGTGGCCGACCCACCTGCTCCGCTGCCGCCTCGCCGCACTCTGGCTGCCGATCACGTGGCGGACCTGACCCACACGCTCTCACCGGCCTTCCCCATTTGGCCCGGCAATGCGCCCATTTCCCTGACGAACAAAAGCCAGTTCCGCCGGGATGGTTTCTATGCCAATCGTTGGGACATCGGAGAGCATCACGGGACCCATTTGGATGCCCCCGCCCACTGTTCCGCTGATGGACCGACCGCGGAAAAAATTGCCCCAGCCGCTCTGATCGCTCCGCTGGCGGTGCTGGACCTGCGCGAACGAGCGAAACGGGAGCCGGACACCGCCGTGACTCTGGAGGACCTGCATCTGTGGGAAAAACGGCACGGCCGCTTGCCCCCCGGCGCCGCCGTCGCTCTCTGGAGCGGCTGGGATGACAAGGCCCAGGACGCGAAGGCCTTCCTCGGCTCCGACTCCACGGGCACGTTGCACTTCCCCGGCTTTTCCAAAGCCGCCGCCGAGTTCCTCCTTCACGAACGTCAGATCGTCGGTTTGATCGTCGATACCCTCTCGATTGACATCGGTCCGTCGGCGGATTTCCCCGTGCATAAGCTCTGGCTGGGTGCCGGGAAGTGGGCGGTGGAGTGTGCCGCCGGCCTGGGGCGCGTGCCGCCCGCGGGTGCGACGGTTTTCGTCGGTGCGCCGAAAGTCGCCGGGGCTTCCGGCGGCCCCACACGCCTGCTCGCCTTCTGGTAG
- a CDS encoding TetR/AcrR family transcriptional regulator, with protein MRDGKTTPPEANNPSNPTAAGAGVPSSLPAAVCRWLEMWNTTAESQQSETARKRREQIMDAAESIIAHHGIARLSLKRIEKLAGMSRGQLLYYFPNKEAILLAVYERMIRRMIQERLAAEDLPRPFTGQAWQCLHRGLEEHLGLGREPLESKQELFSLLYNFLAQMAHREDYRQRLSAMYRSWREHIAADIASSVPAPHAVDPVILASIIQALIHGLTMQLMIDPEAFHRPAMLQACLQMLAPWYGPAAATCPAKTPSSPSPSEGKS; from the coding sequence ATGAGGGACGGCAAGACGACGCCACCGGAAGCGAATAACCCCAGCAATCCGACAGCAGCGGGGGCCGGGGTTCCCTCGTCCCTACCGGCCGCGGTGTGCCGCTGGCTGGAGATGTGGAATACCACGGCGGAGAGCCAGCAATCGGAGACCGCCCGCAAGCGGCGCGAGCAGATCATGGATGCTGCGGAATCCATTATCGCCCATCATGGCATCGCCCGGCTGTCGCTGAAGCGGATCGAGAAGTTGGCGGGCATGAGCCGCGGCCAGTTGCTCTACTATTTCCCGAACAAGGAAGCCATTCTGCTGGCGGTGTACGAGCGGATGATCCGGCGGATGATTCAGGAGCGTCTGGCGGCCGAGGATTTGCCCCGCCCCTTCACCGGCCAAGCGTGGCAGTGCTTGCACCGGGGTCTGGAAGAGCACTTGGGGCTGGGCCGCGAACCGCTGGAGAGCAAACAGGAATTGTTTAGCTTGCTGTACAACTTTCTGGCCCAGATGGCCCACCGCGAGGACTACCGGCAACGTTTGTCCGCCATGTATCGGAGCTGGCGGGAGCACATCGCCGCGGACATCGCAAGCAGTGTTCCTGCGCCCCATGCAGTGGACCCGGTCATTCTCGCCAGCATCATTCAGGCGTTGATTCACGGCTTGACCATGCAGTTGATGATCGATCCGGAGGCGTTCCACCGCCCGGCGATGTTGCAGGCTTGCTTGCAGATGCTGGCTCCCTGGTACGGTCCCGCTGCCGCGACCTGTCCAGCGAAAACCCCGTCTTCGCCGAGTCCATCCGAGGGGAAATCATGA
- a CDS encoding aminotransferase class I/II-fold pyridoxal phosphate-dependent enzyme — translation MKTPLEEQAHVLGEMGLTRFFRRMMAEKPDVLMKNVTVEAVRPGRWIRVEGRWVRNFGSDSFLGLDQHPRVQEALVRGVRQWGTHNGTSRAFSSVAANVEAEQRLAAWLGTEAAVMYPSVSLANMGALPALATRHDVIVADQYAHNSIEEGMRLAKARGVRCAKFAHNDPQDLERTLRALRPYRRAVIALDGVYSMSGQLPPLRQFQHIASLHDGFLYVDDAHGTGVIGEQGRGTVWETLGHYENVVVIGSLSKALSCLGGFAAASRKVVEILQLRSQPLIFGGPVPPPYLSALLAVLDILMSPEYVQLRAALDANVRCFVEGARRLGLVLLGGCVPIVSVLVGPEDTTLQAGRFLFERGYYVQSVVFPAVPHGAGVLRIQINSNHTDDAIHGLVEALAELKRAYPLPEAEANVPSCSPPVLSVTAIPA, via the coding sequence ATGAAGACACCGCTAGAAGAGCAGGCCCACGTCCTAGGCGAGATGGGATTGACGCGGTTTTTCCGCCGCATGATGGCTGAGAAGCCAGACGTACTCATGAAGAATGTGACGGTAGAAGCCGTCCGTCCAGGCCGCTGGATTCGGGTCGAGGGACGATGGGTCCGGAACTTCGGCTCGGATAGTTTTTTGGGTTTGGATCAGCATCCGCGCGTGCAGGAGGCGTTGGTGCGAGGGGTGCGGCAGTGGGGGACTCATAACGGGACCTCCCGCGCCTTTTCCAGCGTAGCGGCCAACGTCGAAGCGGAGCAGCGGCTGGCGGCCTGGCTGGGAACGGAAGCCGCCGTGATGTATCCTTCCGTTTCCCTGGCGAATATGGGGGCCTTGCCCGCACTGGCGACACGCCATGATGTGATCGTAGCGGACCAATACGCCCACAATTCCATTGAGGAAGGAATGCGGTTGGCCAAAGCCCGCGGCGTGCGCTGCGCCAAGTTTGCCCACAACGATCCCCAGGACCTGGAGCGGACCTTGCGTGCCCTGCGCCCTTATCGCCGGGCCGTGATTGCTCTGGATGGCGTGTACAGTATGAGCGGCCAGCTTCCCCCCTTGCGGCAGTTCCAGCACATCGCTTCCCTCCACGATGGGTTTCTTTATGTGGATGATGCCCACGGCACCGGCGTGATTGGAGAACAAGGCCGCGGGACGGTTTGGGAAACACTGGGGCACTACGAGAATGTCGTGGTCATCGGTTCGCTTTCCAAAGCCTTGTCCTGTCTCGGCGGTTTTGCCGCGGCGAGCCGAAAGGTCGTCGAAATCCTGCAACTGCGTTCGCAACCCCTGATTTTCGGCGGGCCGGTCCCGCCCCCTTATCTGTCGGCCCTGCTGGCGGTGTTGGACATCCTGATGTCACCGGAATACGTCCAGTTGCGGGCTGCTCTGGATGCTAATGTTCGCTGCTTCGTCGAGGGGGCGCGCCGCTTGGGGTTGGTCCTGCTCGGCGGCTGCGTCCCAATTGTCTCGGTGCTCGTCGGCCCGGAAGACACCACCCTCCAAGCCGGACGCTTCCTCTTTGAACGGGGGTATTACGTCCAATCCGTCGTCTTTCCGGCAGTGCCTCACGGAGCCGGAGTTTTACGGATTCAGATCAATTCCAATCATACCGACGACGCCATCCACGGGCTGGTGGAAGCCTTGGCCGAGTTGAAGCGGGCTTACCCTCTGCCAGAAGCGGAAGCGAACGTCCCGTCCTGTTCCCCCCCTGTGTTGTCCGTGACAGCGATTCCGGCTTAG
- a CDS encoding sulfite oxidase-like oxidoreductase, whose protein sequence is MSSEENIIISPDVLRERRLPPGQVQTRKWPVLHAGSVPAFDPQRWDFVIFPVPLVDRVVRFTWEQFQALPRVKVRADMHCVTRWSLLDNLWEGVATRELLRHVAVSPEARYVMIHCEHGFTTNLPLEDFFAEDALFALKHNGSDLTPEHGYPVRLVVPRLYAWKSAKWVRGVEFLREDRPGFWESWEHGGYHMRGDPWQEQRFRSDAEYEGRGGL, encoded by the coding sequence ATGAGCAGCGAGGAAAACATCATCATCAGTCCGGATGTACTTCGGGAGCGGCGTTTGCCGCCGGGGCAGGTGCAGACGCGCAAGTGGCCGGTGCTGCATGCCGGTTCGGTTCCCGCGTTTGATCCGCAGCGGTGGGACTTTGTCATTTTCCCCGTGCCGCTCGTCGATCGGGTGGTCCGTTTCACCTGGGAGCAATTCCAGGCGTTGCCGCGGGTGAAGGTCCGGGCGGACATGCACTGCGTAACGCGCTGGAGTTTGCTGGACAATTTGTGGGAAGGCGTCGCCACGCGGGAGTTGCTGCGGCATGTGGCCGTTTCACCGGAGGCCCGCTACGTGATGATCCACTGCGAGCATGGTTTCACCACCAACCTGCCGCTGGAGGACTTTTTCGCGGAAGATGCCCTGTTTGCTCTCAAGCACAACGGTAGCGATTTGACACCGGAGCACGGCTACCCCGTGCGGCTGGTGGTGCCTCGGCTTTACGCCTGGAAGAGCGCCAAATGGGTCCGGGGTGTCGAGTTTCTCCGGGAGGACCGCCCTGGTTTCTGGGAAAGCTGGGAACACGGCGGCTATCACATGCGGGGCGATCCGTGGCAGGAGCAGCGTTTTCGCTCCGACGCGGAATATGAGGGCCGGGGCGGATTGTGA